A genomic region of Candidatus Krumholzibacteriota bacterium contains the following coding sequences:
- a CDS encoding DASS family sodium-coupled anion symporter translates to MRTGSPDRQICRAAILLAAALAAGFVVSSLSLPGLGEAGRRALGIFAVAAILWIAEPFPLYVTSFVVVILEVVFLGRPGGPLGLAAGGYAIFMRPFFDPVVALFLGGFVLARGVTRYRLDERIARGILSRVGGRPQMVLLGMMVTTSALSMWISNTATCALMIAVALPVVHSLPENEPFRTAILLGIPFAADIGGIGTPIGTPPNAIAMGILRQTGAELGFLDWMARGIPVVILLLFVAWTLLRLLYRPRAASIRLPDAAVPPMDRRSWLVLGVFGIVVVLWLTGGLHGVPAAAVALLPFVVFFGFGFLDREDLGKLGWGVLLIIGGGMSLGVAMRESGLTAWIVSQLPLSELGTAAILFVLAGAAVAMTTFISNTATANLLLPVVVGIAAIEPVTSAVVVAMSASAAMILPISTPSNAIAYGTGLVSVRDMMRAGSIVAVVSATVIVLFIRYVF, encoded by the coding sequence ATGCGCACTGGCAGCCCCGACAGGCAGATTTGCAGGGCCGCGATCCTGCTCGCCGCCGCTCTCGCGGCGGGGTTCGTCGTATCGTCGCTCTCCCTCCCCGGCCTCGGCGAGGCGGGACGGCGGGCCCTCGGCATCTTCGCCGTCGCGGCGATCCTCTGGATCGCCGAGCCCTTCCCCCTCTACGTGACCTCCTTCGTCGTCGTGATCCTCGAGGTCGTCTTCCTCGGCCGGCCCGGCGGGCCGCTCGGCCTCGCGGCCGGCGGATACGCGATCTTCATGCGCCCCTTCTTCGACCCGGTCGTCGCCCTCTTCCTCGGCGGCTTCGTCCTCGCCCGCGGCGTCACGCGCTACCGCCTCGACGAGCGGATCGCGCGGGGGATCCTCTCGCGGGTCGGCGGCAGGCCCCAGATGGTCCTCCTCGGCATGATGGTGACGACCTCGGCCCTCTCGATGTGGATCTCCAACACGGCCACCTGCGCGCTCATGATCGCCGTGGCCCTGCCGGTCGTCCACTCGCTCCCCGAAAACGAGCCCTTCCGCACGGCGATCCTCCTCGGCATCCCCTTTGCCGCCGACATCGGCGGGATCGGCACCCCGATCGGCACGCCGCCGAACGCGATCGCCATGGGGATCCTCCGGCAGACGGGGGCCGAGCTCGGCTTTCTCGACTGGATGGCCCGGGGCATCCCCGTCGTCATACTCCTGCTCTTCGTAGCCTGGACGCTGCTCCGTCTCCTCTACCGGCCGCGCGCGGCGTCGATCCGGCTGCCCGACGCCGCCGTGCCGCCGATGGACCGCCGGTCGTGGCTCGTGCTCGGCGTCTTCGGTATCGTCGTCGTCCTCTGGCTGACGGGCGGTCTGCACGGCGTGCCGGCCGCGGCCGTCGCCCTCCTGCCCTTCGTCGTCTTCTTCGGGTTCGGCTTTCTCGACCGAGAGGACCTGGGGAAGCTCGGCTGGGGCGTGCTGCTGATCATCGGCGGGGGGATGAGCCTCGGCGTGGCGATGCGCGAGAGCGGCCTCACCGCGTGGATCGTCTCGCAGCTGCCCCTCTCCGAACTCGGCACGGCGGCGATCCTCTTCGTCCTCGCCGGGGCGGCCGTGGCGATGACCACCTTCATCTCCAACACGGCGACGGCCAATCTCCTCCTGCCGGTCGTCGTGGGGATCGCGGCGATCGAGCCGGTGACGAGCGCGGTCGTCGTGGCGATGTCCGCCTCGGCCGCGATGATCCTGCCGATCAGCACCCCCTCGAACGCGATCGCCTACGGCACGGGGCTCGTTTCGGTGCGGGACATGATGCGCGCCGGCTCCATCGTGGCGGTCGTCTCGGCCACGGTGATCGTCCTCTTCATCAGGTACGTCTTCTAG
- a CDS encoding TonB-dependent receptor produces the protein MTRLRRCAMAGIIIVSAAMVLASPAGAAGGEKRKQGRKAKKADSLRVWPGPEIVVTGKRFRSPVEECARSVSVLGRRRVRGSHANSSTDLAGRCPGVFVHRTGRFGRSDVCIRGLGSRGRRSLVLVGGRPETMALYGCTITHSFLLHDVERIEVVRGPSSVLYGSGAIGGVMNIIPRAVGPGLDLEMRGGGGSNGTGVATGRLAWGGERFYAAASADRRVSDGHVEHSGYRGYDVIGRAGALLSPSLRFEIGGKFFDGYKEEPLRSTDDPATIARTWNDYERGSAEASLAGQAGEIDVEARWYRNFGEHRFDDGWHSRDRTDGLAVHLCGRPVDGLEVGGGADLRLLWGESLGAPVGEWEKRDGGIFATAEYRPAAAVILSGGLRLHADQYAGRELCPSAGIVLHAGGSTVFRASVARGFRVPQLNELFMFPVSNPDLEAERVWNVEAGVRRSFGDLLAVDLSVFRMTGDGFVDLAPNPDAPPLFRFDNVGEVFFTGIEASADAQWRGLLSGGLSLSLLDTDGRTRGRPGVTAGAWIAVEHERGTARLEGRRIDEYYAGDDETLPIDAWTVLDLDVGIPVSGGAVFWVGVDNLAGERCDVFVDLPSGQAGLYRMPGRTFVAGLRWSGPGR, from the coding sequence GTGACGAGGCTGCGCAGGTGCGCGATGGCGGGGATCATCATCGTCTCGGCGGCGATGGTATTGGCCTCGCCGGCGGGGGCCGCCGGCGGGGAGAAACGGAAGCAGGGGCGGAAGGCGAAGAAGGCGGACAGCCTGCGGGTCTGGCCGGGTCCGGAGATCGTCGTCACGGGGAAGCGGTTCCGCTCGCCGGTGGAGGAGTGCGCGCGCTCCGTCAGCGTCCTCGGACGGCGCCGCGTGCGCGGCTCGCACGCCAACTCCTCGACCGATCTCGCCGGCCGCTGCCCCGGCGTCTTCGTCCACCGCACCGGCCGGTTCGGACGGAGCGACGTCTGCATCCGCGGCCTCGGCTCCCGCGGGCGGCGCTCGCTCGTCCTCGTGGGGGGACGACCCGAGACGATGGCGCTCTACGGCTGCACGATCACCCACTCCTTCCTCCTGCACGACGTCGAGCGGATCGAGGTGGTCCGCGGGCCGTCATCCGTCCTCTACGGCTCCGGCGCCATCGGGGGCGTGATGAACATCATCCCGCGCGCCGTCGGCCCCGGGCTCGATCTCGAGATGCGCGGGGGCGGGGGCTCAAACGGGACCGGCGTCGCCACCGGCCGCCTCGCCTGGGGCGGCGAGCGCTTCTACGCCGCGGCGAGCGCCGACCGCCGCGTCTCCGACGGGCACGTCGAGCACAGCGGCTACCGCGGCTACGACGTGATCGGCCGCGCCGGGGCGCTCCTCTCGCCCTCGCTGCGCTTCGAGATCGGCGGCAAGTTCTTCGACGGCTACAAGGAGGAGCCCCTGCGCTCCACCGACGACCCCGCCACGATCGCCCGCACGTGGAACGACTACGAGCGGGGCAGCGCCGAGGCCTCTCTCGCCGGGCAGGCGGGAGAGATCGACGTCGAGGCTCGCTGGTACCGGAATTTCGGCGAGCACCGGTTCGACGACGGCTGGCATTCGCGCGACCGCACCGACGGGCTCGCCGTCCACCTCTGCGGCAGGCCCGTCGACGGACTCGAGGTGGGCGGCGGCGCCGACCTGCGCCTCCTCTGGGGCGAGAGCCTCGGGGCGCCGGTGGGCGAGTGGGAGAAGCGCGACGGCGGCATCTTCGCCACGGCCGAGTACCGGCCCGCCGCGGCGGTCATCCTCTCCGGCGGCCTCCGCCTCCACGCCGACCAGTACGCCGGCCGCGAGCTGTGCCCCTCGGCGGGGATCGTCCTGCACGCCGGCGGATCGACCGTTTTCCGGGCGAGCGTCGCGCGCGGCTTCCGCGTGCCGCAGCTGAACGAGCTCTTCATGTTCCCCGTCTCCAATCCCGATCTCGAGGCGGAGCGCGTCTGGAACGTCGAGGCGGGCGTCCGCCGCTCGTTCGGCGACCTCCTCGCCGTCGACCTCTCCGTCTTCCGCATGACCGGCGACGGCTTCGTCGATCTCGCCCCGAACCCCGACGCCCCGCCCCTCTTCCGCTTCGACAACGTCGGCGAGGTTTTCTTCACCGGCATCGAGGCATCGGCGGACGCGCAGTGGCGCGGCCTCCTCTCCGGCGGCCTCTCCCTCTCCCTCCTCGACACCGACGGCCGCACGCGCGGCCGGCCCGGCGTCACCGCGGGGGCCTGGATCGCCGTCGAACACGAGCGGGGGACGGCGCGGCTCGAGGGACGGCGCATCGACGAGTACTATGCCGGCGACGACGAGACGCTGCCGATCGACGCATGGACCGTCCTCGATCTCGACGTCGGGATCCCCGTCAGCGGCGGCGCGGTCTTCTGGGTCGGCGTCGACAACCTCGCGGGCGAGCGCTGCGACGTCTTCGTCGACCTGCCGAGCGGGCAGGCGGGGCTCTACCGGATGCCGGGCCGGACCTTCGTCGCCGGGCTGCGATGGAGCGGCCCCGGCCGCTGA